The following are encoded together in the Synergistaceae bacterium genome:
- a CDS encoding BACON domain-containing protein, whose translation MRVNFFWREGFCFGEGEGVTWSGNYEWDGGRRYPRFDKYGVVNLDMPKHSWVEMKTFDIDAKGDKSAGLGFSVLSEGSWTVSSDVDWITFTETSGSATGENQYPIRFQVAENNGSPRIGTIKFTAKVGDNLTEETELKVNQAGK comes from the coding sequence ATGAGAGTTAATTTCTTCTGGAGAGAGGGCTTCTGCTTTGGAGAAGGCGAAGGCGTTACGTGGAGTGGTAATTACGAGTGGGACGGCGGACGAAGATATCCGAGATTTGATAAGTACGGTGTAGTAAATCTCGATATGCCTAAACATTCATGGGTCGAGATGAAAACTTTTGACATCGACGCAAAGGGAGACAAATCCGCCGGACTTGGATTCAGTGTACTTTCTGAAGGCAGCTGGACAGTGTCATCAGATGTAGACTGGATCACATTCACAGAAACGAGCGGCAGTGCAACAGGCGAGAATCAATATCCTATAAGATTTCAGGTTGCCGAGAATAACGGTTCTCCCAGAATAGGCACGATAAAATTCACTGCTAAGGTCGGAGACAACTTAACGGAAGAAACAGAACTTAAAGTTAATCAGGCTGGAAAATAA